From the genome of Nitrosomonas sp. Is79A3:
ATCTCATTAAAAACAGGATTTCAAACACGAGGACGTCAAGTTATAGTGCTAGCGCGGCTTGATTTCGCTTCCCCTCATCGAAACCCAGATGGTGTCGAAGTGGGAATTCCCCACCTTCACCTCTATCGTGAAGGCTATGGCGACAAATGGGCGTATGACATTCCCGACGGGATGCTGAGCAATCCTGATGATGTATGGCAGGTACTTCAGGACTTTATGCTTTACTGTCACATTATGGAAAAACCAAATATCATTAGAGGATTATTCGCGTGACTACGACAGATGATCTTATCGGCCGATATTACGACTGGCTCAAAGCTAAAACTGCGTGGCGAGAGATTGATGACTGGATTGAAATAACAACACCTTACCTGGATCGGCACAACGATTACATTCAAATTTATTTACGACAACAAGGTAATGAATGGACACTCACGGATGATGGCTACACACTCACGGATCTGGCTCAGTCAGGCTGCATAATTGATACCCCCCACCGCAAGGCGCTTCTTCAAGCAACGCTGAATGGTTTTGGCGTACATCAAGTTCATGATGCAATTGAGATAAAAGCTACCGAAGACAATTTTTCTTTGCAAAAACACAATTTGTTGCAGGCTATTCTTGCTGTAAATGATCTGTTTTATGTGACACGGACTAATGTTGAGAGTTTTTTCTTTGAAGACGTAGCCCTCTGGCTTGACAAAGCGGATGTACGGTATACACCAAGGGTTAATTTTATTGGTCATAGCCGCTTCAACCATCAGTTTGATTTTGTTATACCGAAGTCTCGGCATGAACCGGAAAGAATATTACGGGTTATCAACAACCCAAATAAAGATAATGCCAAAAATGCAGCCTTTGCCTGGCTGGATACAAAAGACGTTCGTCCAGCTGATTCGCTAGCCTTTGCTGTACTGAATGATCGCGAACACAAAGTCACGAATGCAATAGAAGATGCTCTCCAAAGTTACGACATTACTCCAATTCTATGGTCGAAACGTGAAAATTTCAGAGATCGCCTCGCGGCATAATTGGAATCATGTTGCAACACGCAAGGCTCACGAGTCAATAAGCAAAACGCATATAGAAATATTTCATTCATTGCAGCAGCAATGACCGTATACCATAGTGCTAATACGATTTCTCGGGAAGATACTTCTTGATTAATCTGGATGACCCTTAAGCCGAACCCATATACCAATCAGGAACTGCTCCCTTATATTGCTGCAAGCTGCGTTCAGCGATGCGCAATTTGTTCAGCAGCACAGTCAATTGAGAATAAAACTGGTCGCTTGCCATCAACTGCTGCCATTCGTCACCATCCGGATCGTCTTCATCGAGATTGCGCCAGAAAAGATTGCAAAAGTTATTGAAGGGAACCGGCCGTCCTGCGATTAAGTCGGCTTTTATTTTTTGATCTATCCAACGCTGCCGTCTGCTGATTAAATCTTCCGCGCCTTCACAGACAACAACCGATAGATAGGCATATAAATCCGATGTGCTTCGGATCTTTTCAAGTTCAGGAAACTTTTGTTTACTGATGGCATTTGCAATTAATTCTTGCAAAGCAATAGTCGAAATTTTAAGGCTTACACCCGTTTGCAATACGTAGATTTTATCGAGGTCCATAAATCAGTAAAAATAAATAAAGAAGCCGAAGCCAATGAACAATTCGATTGAGAATCGATGCTAAGGTTCATTTTTACTCAGAGGAATGGTAGTTGCAACAAAAAAGAAACGAATGATTATTCTATTCGTATCGTATAAACTCTTCTGCCAGGGCATCGGCGCCATGCCGGTCGATCAGCGCATCAATTTCTGCCAGCAAGACATCATCTTCATCCTCATCCAATACACCAGCGCCGACCAAACTTGCTAACAACCCAGAAATCATCGCATCTTTTACGGCCTCGAGTGTCGGCGGGTTTTCTTGATCCCTGTCATTAACCACGGCGTCAATGACTCGTGATAAGGGCTCACTGGCATTTTCCTGCACAAAGTCAATGGCTAGCGCCGATTCTCCAAATTCCTCGATCAATGCATTCAGCTCATCCAGCAATGATTCATTAATATCAAAATGGTGCCGCTCCTCTGTTTCAGTAAATGCATCGCTAAGCAGACCCGCAACAAAATCATGAATGGTGGCGAGCGTTATGTCCTGTCCCAGTTCTGACTTATTCACGCGATCTTCAATAAGCGCGGATAAATTAGAGCTGACACGGCTAGCTATATCAATCGGGTTTCGTATCATGGCAAACTCCTAGTAAATAATTTTCGATCAACAGAATACGCACAATTACTCCTTCTCTCGCCGATTTGACCCGGCAAGACAAGCAATCACTTCTTCATCGGTCACTTGCGGAAAATCCGCGTAAAACTGTCCTACCGCATAGAAATTGAGCGGCGATGACAAGCATACGGTTCGATCCGCTTTTCCTTCTAATTTCCTCAATGTCTCCGGCGGAGCGACGGGCACGGCGCAGATCAATTCTGCCGGTTTTTTGTTACGTAATGCATGCAGTGCGGCAATCATCGTCGATCCCGTGGCCAGCCCGTCATCGATGACAATGACAATCCGTCCAGCGGGATCAACCGGCGGATGCATAGGGGTGTATTGCGCACGCCGCTGTCGGATGGTTTCAAGCTGAACAGATACTTCCCGGTTGATGTAATCCTGATCGGCACCGGCTTGCTCGGCATACTCCGTCAGATAAACCCAACCGCTCTCATCAACAGAACCGATCGCAAACTCGGGATTGCCTGGTGCGCGCAATTTACGCACCAGCACCACATCCATTTCACCGTTCAATTCCTCAGCAATCACCTTGGCCATCGGCACGGCGCCTCGGGGAATCGCCAGTATCAGCGGATTTCTATCTTGATATTCAGAAAGCGCTTCCGCCAGTTTCCCGGCTGCTGTGATACGGTCGGAAAAAATCATAATAACTCCTTAACATAATTATGACATGGTGCGATTGATTAGGAGACGCAATTCCTTCAAGGAACGGGTATTCAGTACATCATGTTTCTCCAGCCAGCCACGCCGCGCTTGCCCGATGCCAAAGCGCAGATTGGCGAAATCGTAAACGCTATGGGCATCGGAATTAATGCTGACTAACACACCTTCTTCCTTGGCCATTTGACATTGGGTGTCGAGCAAATCTAGTCGTTCCGGATGCGCGTTCAGTTCCAAAAAGCAACCGCGATTTCTGGCTTCGCGAATAATGCGCAGCATGTCGACGTCATAAGGCGCGCGGCGCTGAATCAAGCGTCCTGTCGGATGTGCCAGCAGGGTAAAATACGGATGCTGCATGGCGCGCAAAATGCGTTCCGTTTGTTTGGCTCGCGACAGATTAAAACTGCTATGCACCGCACCCACGACCATATCCAACCGTGCCAGCGCGCTATCCGGCAAATCCAGACTGCCATCCTCCAGAATATCCACCTCAATGCTCTTAAGCAAGGTAATTCCTTTTAACTCGGCATTGAGTTGATCAATTTCATCGCATTGTTGCGCCAGTTTCAATGGATCAAGACCATGCGTGAAAGCTAACCGGCGCGAATGCTCGGTAATCGCAATATACTCAAAACCATTCGATAAAGCCGCCTGCGCCATTTCACGCAAGCTGTTATGCCCATCCGTTGCCTTGGTATGCACATGCAAGTCGCCGCGCAGATCGGTTTGTTCCACTAATTGCGGCAATTTCCCTGCCCTTGCCATGGCAATTTCCCCGCGATTTTCACGCAACTCAGGGGGAATATAAGATAGTCCCACAGCGGCATATACTGATGCTTCCGTTTCACCCGCAATACGTGTTTTATCCCGGAAAACACCGTATTCATTGATCTTTAATCCACTCTTCTGTGCCATGCGCCGGATCGCAATGTTATGTGACTTCGAGCCGGTAAAATAATGCAGTGCCGCACCATAGGATTCTTCCTTGACGACGCGCAAATCCACTTGCAAGCCGCATTTAAGAATCACACTGGCGCGTGTGGGCCCTGCCGACAAGATTTCGGCCACCTCGTCGTAATTTGTAAAACGTTGCACCACTTGGCTTGTTGCGGTCGTTGAAGCTGTTGCGAGAATATCCAAATCGCCAACCGTTTCACGCATGCGCCGGTAACTGCCTGCCACAGTGACTTTCAAAACGCCTGGAATCGCCACAAGAAATTTTTCCAGCGCTTCCGCATATTGC
Proteins encoded in this window:
- the polX gene encoding DNA polymerase/3'-5' exonuclease PolX, translating into MPKHNADIAAVFEEIADLLEIQGANPFRIRAYRNAARVVGEFSQEVSRLLEKGEDLTELPGIGDDLAGKIKEIVGSGHCSLLDRLHTELPSAITELLKIPGLGPKRVKALYHDLDVQTLEQLYRAARDGRIRALPGFGEKTENNILQAIEVHANQTRRFKLAIAAQYAEALEKFLVAIPGVLKVTVAGSYRRMRETVGDLDILATASTTATSQVVQRFTNYDEVAEILSAGPTRASVILKCGLQVDLRVVKEESYGAALHYFTGSKSHNIAIRRMAQKSGLKINEYGVFRDKTRIAGETEASVYAAVGLSYIPPELRENRGEIAMARAGKLPQLVEQTDLRGDLHVHTKATDGHNSLREMAQAALSNGFEYIAITEHSRRLAFTHGLDPLKLAQQCDEIDQLNAELKGITLLKSIEVDILEDGSLDLPDSALARLDMVVGAVHSSFNLSRAKQTERILRAMQHPYFTLLAHPTGRLIQRRAPYDVDMLRIIREARNRGCFLELNAHPERLDLLDTQCQMAKEEGVLVSINSDAHSVYDFANLRFGIGQARRGWLEKHDVLNTRSLKELRLLINRTMS
- a CDS encoding DUF1829 domain-containing protein, which gives rise to MTTTDDLIGRYYDWLKAKTAWREIDDWIEITTPYLDRHNDYIQIYLRQQGNEWTLTDDGYTLTDLAQSGCIIDTPHRKALLQATLNGFGVHQVHDAIEIKATEDNFSLQKHNLLQAILAVNDLFYVTRTNVESFFFEDVALWLDKADVRYTPRVNFIGHSRFNHQFDFVIPKSRHEPERILRVINNPNKDNAKNAAFAWLDTKDVRPADSLAFAVLNDREHKVTNAIEDALQSYDITPILWSKRENFRDRLAA
- a CDS encoding phosphoribosyltransferase family protein, encoding MIFSDRITAAGKLAEALSEYQDRNPLILAIPRGAVPMAKVIAEELNGEMDVVLVRKLRAPGNPEFAIGSVDESGWVYLTEYAEQAGADQDYINREVSVQLETIRQRRAQYTPMHPPVDPAGRIVIVIDDGLATGSTMIAALHALRNKKPAELICAVPVAPPETLRKLEGKADRTVCLSSPLNFYAVGQFYADFPQVTDEEVIACLAGSNRREKE